In Phycisphaerae bacterium RAS2, the DNA window CGCGTGTGACGTGTGATTCAACAGGGCCGGATTTCGTCGGGAAATGGCGGAATCCGGCCTTCTTTGTTGCGTCGTCGCGTTCGGCGTTGTTGGCCCTCCCGGCGCGGCTACAATGTCCGGATGGAAGCCGACCTCGCGAAGATCCTGATTCCGCGTGAGCGGATTCAGCAGCGCGTGCAGGAATTGGGACGCGACATCGCACATGTCTATGGCGATCAGTCCGGGGAATTGGTCATCGCGGCCATTCTGTCCGGCTCGATCATCTTCCTCGCTGACCTGATCCGATGTTTGCCGTTCAAAATGAAGCTCGGCCTGATGACCGTCAGCCGGTACCGCGGCGCGACGACCACCGGCGGCGACACGCACCTCGTGCAGGACCTGAACGAGGACATTTCGGGGCGGCACGTTCTGGTCGTGGACGATATTCTCGACAGCGGTCATACGTTGCGCGAGGTGAAGCGCCAGCTTGCCGAGCGCGGCCCCGCCAGCCTGCGTACGTGCGTGCTTTTGCGCAAGACGGCCAAGGCCCCGAAAGACCTGAACGCCGATTTCGTTGGATTTGAGATTGAGGATGTCTTCGTCGTCGGCTACGGGCTGGATTATGACGGGCAATATCGAAATTGGCCGGACATCGGCGTGCTTCGCCCGGAATTGTACGCATGACTGCGACGCTGGATCGCCTCCGTTCGCCGGCGCGCGACGTGAAGGTTCACGCCGAGGGCAACGCCGTCAAGCTCGCCTCGCATGCCGTCGTGCCCGAGCATCTGCTGGACGGCGGCGAGATTGTCATCCTCGCGATCAAGCCGTCGATGTGGTACGTGCCGCTGGTGTCGGCGCGATGGATCCTCGCCGGCATCGGGTTGATGGCGCTGGGCATGAGCGAATGGAGCCCGCCGGAGTTTCAGTGGTATTTCCTTCGCGCCGGCGCATGGGCGGCCGTGCTGCGGATCGGATGGGCGATTCTCGAATGGGTGTCGACCCTGTACGTGCTGACCAACCATCGACTGATGCGGATTCGCGGCGTGTTTCACATCGAGCTGTTCGAATGCCGATTGAAAAAGGTTCAGAACATGTACCTGTCTTTGACGCTTGCCGAGCGGTTGACGCGCACGGGCACGCTGGTGTTCATGACGGCGGCGGCCGCGGGCGGCGGATCGGCCTTGTGGCGCATCGTGGCGAGGCCGCTGGAAGTGCATGAGCAGGTGGTGGTGGCGATTCGCAAGGCGCAGGATCGCAACGGCGGAGTGATGTAGCAGAATGAAGACGAACATAAACATTCTGGCGGCGGTGGTCACGAGTCTCCTGGGCGTCTGCGGCGTCGTCCGCGCACAAGACGGCGAGGACGGCGAGATTCAGGAGGAGCAGCGCAAGCTGATCCGGTCGCTCGGCGGCGAGAAGCTCAAAGAGGCCGAGGACATCGTCAAGACGACCAAGGCCATGGGCTGGGACCGCCAGCAACAGGTGATGGAGCAGGCAACCGACGAGATGTTCCGCCAGAACGGCTGGAACAGCGAGCCGGACCAGTTCGCGCGGAACCTTCTGCGCGACGTGGGCCAGATTCCGCCATGGCAGGCGCGCGAGCGTCAGGAGATTTTCCTGAACGGGTTGCAGGGTCGATTGAGCCTGACACACGATCAGCGCATTCTGCTGAATAACGAGATGCAGCGCGAAACCATGGCCATGATGGGGCGGCACTTCAAGGACATCGTTCCCGTCGTGCTGGAGGTTGCCAAGACGCGGGCGAGCGATCAGCCGTTCACGCCCGAGCAGGTGCAGCGGTGGTCCACCAGCCTCGAGCCGATCATGGGGGACTCGCTGGAGACGGTGAAGAAGTTGACCCAGCGGCTGGAACGCACGATGACCGAGGAGCAGCGCCGCATCCTGAAGCAGGACATGGATGCACTCCTCAAGCGGCATCGGGATGTGGAAAAGATGGTCGTCAAGTGGAAGCGAGGCGAGTGGTCGCCGGCCGACTGGGGCCTGCAGAACGATCCGATCCACGCGGGCGTGATGCAGGAGATCGCCCAGCGCGGCGGAGCGAATGCGTCGACCGATCAAAACTGGAAAGACCCGAGCTTCGCCAACAACGAGAGTGAATGGGAGCGGTACGTCCGCTGGTTCTGTGATTACTTCGAGTGCGATGCCTCGCAG includes these proteins:
- a CDS encoding Bacterial membrane flanked domain protein gives rise to the protein MTATLDRLRSPARDVKVHAEGNAVKLASHAVVPEHLLDGGEIVILAIKPSMWYVPLVSARWILAGIGLMALGMSEWSPPEFQWYFLRAGAWAAVLRIGWAILEWVSTLYVLTNHRLMRIRGVFHIELFECRLKKVQNMYLSLTLAERLTRTGTLVFMTAAAAGGGSALWRIVARPLEVHEQVVVAIRKAQDRNGGVM
- the hpt gene encoding Hypoxanthine phosphoribosyltransferase, which codes for MEADLAKILIPRERIQQRVQELGRDIAHVYGDQSGELVIAAILSGSIIFLADLIRCLPFKMKLGLMTVSRYRGATTTGGDTHLVQDLNEDISGRHVLVVDDILDSGHTLREVKRQLAERGPASLRTCVLLRKTAKAPKDLNADFVGFEIEDVFVVGYGLDYDGQYRNWPDIGVLRPELYA